One segment of Prosthecobacter vanneervenii DNA contains the following:
- a CDS encoding serine hydrolase domain-containing protein, with translation MSSRILTALALAAVSLHAAAADTYFPPPDSEGGWREAKTEKQCRDLAGMDLSKIEPAYILSERATAHGGLLVVHKGYLVFEKYFGRASRNCNPDMASTGKAFCSIACGIMLHEFKDKIPQGLDTKVFTEQYLPEAFPLNDPRKADINLGQLLCMTAGYWGEGQTPSGYVKGDPKTRPLKPVPGQNIRDLDKSSLNVPLWIDPGAGYSYSSPSPHIASIVLRHVTGMELKDYIDTRLAKPQGWGAWDYCLHRGDYVMPHANGAGSTALHATDALRMGYCLAHGGKWKDKQLVPADYIKKCQTWSPYNPHTPFSLQFEHNEDGHVAGVPKDAFWKSGAGGFCLYIVPSLDLVIYKLGGKDGQYDPKLTLIPQPEQDHSRDTWQPKLGNGFDEPGGVANLSRVLAAVCAAVRLD, from the coding sequence ATGAGCTCCCGCATCCTGACCGCCCTCGCACTCGCCGCTGTATCTCTGCACGCCGCCGCCGCAGACACCTACTTCCCGCCGCCCGACAGCGAAGGCGGCTGGCGCGAGGCCAAGACGGAGAAGCAATGCCGCGATCTCGCCGGCATGGACCTCAGCAAGATCGAGCCCGCCTATATTCTCTCCGAGCGCGCCACCGCCCACGGCGGCCTCCTCGTCGTGCACAAAGGCTACCTCGTCTTTGAAAAGTACTTCGGCCGCGCCAGCCGCAACTGCAATCCCGACATGGCCTCCACCGGCAAGGCCTTCTGCAGCATTGCCTGCGGCATCATGCTCCATGAGTTCAAAGATAAGATCCCCCAGGGCCTCGATACCAAGGTCTTCACCGAGCAGTACCTGCCCGAAGCCTTCCCCCTCAATGATCCGCGCAAAGCCGACATCAACCTGGGACAACTGCTCTGCATGACCGCCGGCTACTGGGGCGAAGGCCAGACCCCCAGCGGCTATGTGAAGGGCGATCCCAAAACCCGCCCGCTCAAGCCCGTGCCGGGCCAGAACATCCGTGACCTCGACAAGTCCTCCCTCAATGTCCCGCTCTGGATCGATCCCGGCGCAGGCTACTCCTACTCTTCTCCCTCCCCGCACATCGCCAGCATCGTGCTCCGCCACGTCACCGGCATGGAGCTCAAGGACTACATCGACACCCGCCTCGCCAAGCCCCAGGGCTGGGGCGCCTGGGACTACTGCCTGCACCGTGGCGACTACGTGATGCCCCACGCCAACGGCGCGGGCAGCACCGCCCTGCATGCCACCGATGCCCTGCGCATGGGCTACTGCCTCGCCCACGGCGGCAAGTGGAAGGACAAGCAGCTCGTGCCTGCCGACTACATCAAAAAATGCCAGACCTGGAGCCCCTACAATCCGCACACGCCCTTCTCCCTCCAGTTTGAGCACAACGAAGACGGCCACGTCGCCGGTGTGCCCAAGGACGCCTTCTGGAAATCCGGCGCCGGTGGCTTCTGCCTCTACATCGTTCCCTCGCTCGATCTCGTCATCTACAAGCTCGGCGGCAAAGACGGCCAGTACGATCCCAAGCTCACCCTCATTCCCCAGCCCGAACAGGATCACAGCCGCGACACCTGGCAGCCCAAGCTCGGCAACGGCTTCGACGAACCCGGCGGCGTCGC